Below is a window of Frigoribacterium sp. SL97 DNA.
GGAGGGCGTTCACGTAGCGGCGACCGTCCCGATCGACGCCCGGGGGACAGCTCACGCTGTGTGGCTAGCTCGGGGTGCTCCGACCCGTGGGTCCATCAGACTCGCCCCCCGAACGAGTGTCAAGACCCAGTTCCGCCCGCGAGCGTCCCCGGCGTTCCGTCCCGGTGCGTCAGGACGGCAGCCCGAAGAGGGTGGGGAAGGTCGTGGCGGCCCACGGGTAGCCCACGAAGACGGCCGCGTCCATCAGGACGTGAGCGACGACGAGCGGCAGCACCCGGCCGAACCGTACGTAGAGCCAGCCGAAGGCGACGCCCATGACCACGTTGCCGACGAAGGCGCCGAACCCCTGGTAGAGGTGGTAGCTGCCGCGAAGCAGGGCCGCCGTCACGATGATCGACCACGTGCGCCAACCGAGGTCGCGGAGGCGCGCGAAGAGGTACGCGACGACGATCACCTCCTCGGTCACCCCCGCCCGCAACGCCGACAGCAGCAGCACGGGGACGGTCCACCAGTGCTCGCCGAGGTTCGTCGGCACGACGGTGACCGTCAGGTCGAGCGCCTTGCCCACGAGGTAGAGGCCGATGCCGGGGATGCCGATGGCGAGGGCCAGCCCGACGCCGCCGAGGGTGTCCCGTCCGGCACGCGAGAAGTCGACGCCGAGACGTCCCAGGTGGGGTCGTTCCTCGCGCCACAACAGGAAAGCCACGAGCGCCACCGGCACGAGGTCCACCGCGACGCCGAGCACCTGGTAGGCGAGGTCGAAGAACTCCCGACTGCTCAGTGGTGAGTTCAGCGTGGCGGTCTGCTGCGAGAGGGCGGTCTGCTGGGTGAGCCGGTTGACGATCGAGAGCACCGAGTACACGGCCGACGCGCCGAGCGAGAGGCCGAGGACGATCGCGATCTCGACCCGGAGGCGCGCACGGGTCATCGGGGCCGGGCGCGGTGCGAGGGCATCGCGTGGTGTCACGGCGGAGGCGGGGTCCTGGGGGCGGCTCACGGGGGCGATCGTACGGGACCGGCGTGGGTGGGCCGACCCGCGCCTCCTGCCGTGGCGGAGAACAATACCTGCCAGGTGGCGGATTTCTCGCAGCCGATTCATGCGAACTTCAGGCCCCACGCGCAACGAACCGGGTGCCGACGCAACGATCCGGCGAGTTGGTTTCCGTCGTGTAACCGTTGACGTCGGGGTTTGGTGATGCCCGAACGGGGTGCCTAGGCTCACACCATCCAACGCGGCACGGCCCCTGGGCACAGTGCTGCGTCCTTTCCCGCATCAGGAGGAACATTGAAGAAGACGCGCATGGGCCTGTCGGCCGTCGCCGTCGTGGGGACGGCAGCACTCGTCCTCACCGGTTGCGCCAGCGGCAGCGGGGACGACGACACGTCGTCCGGTGACGCTACCGCGATCATCAAGACGAACGGCACCGAGCCCGAGAACCCGCTCGTCCCGTCGAACACCACCGAGACCGGTGGTGGCCGCATCGTCACCTCGATCTTCGCCGGTCTCGTCAGCTACAACGCCGACGGCACCACCAAGAACGAGGTGGCCGACAGCATCGAGAGCGACGACGCCACCGTGTGG
It encodes the following:
- a CDS encoding CPBP family intramembrane glutamic endopeptidase, which codes for MTRARLRVEIAIVLGLSLGASAVYSVLSIVNRLTQQTALSQQTATLNSPLSSREFFDLAYQVLGVAVDLVPVALVAFLLWREERPHLGRLGVDFSRAGRDTLGGVGLALAIGIPGIGLYLVGKALDLTVTVVPTNLGEHWWTVPVLLLSALRAGVTEEVIVVAYLFARLRDLGWRTWSIIVTAALLRGSYHLYQGFGAFVGNVVMGVAFGWLYVRFGRVLPLVVAHVLMDAAVFVGYPWAATTFPTLFGLPS